A region from the Methanobacterium sp. genome encodes:
- a CDS encoding 3H domain-containing protein gives MIISNDMPFISYSVLKYAFLALMLLLVYGIIGSVYIMNLDIINSIYFTIITVATVGYGDISPITPLQKFFTITLVFGGVGLVAYAFTLTITVVTMAVEEITTGSRQRRRMAATKNHFVLCGYGRVGAAVFRELKKRNQTAIIIERDRKIVEKELWEDPEVLAIPGDATDESILKDAGIKRARGVIITTGDDVDNLFITLTAREIHPEIWIVARASKRENIKRLYRSGADKVISPETSGGEDIYFAAIEPTITKITMMHDVSNIKKEAEIILKHGCTLENIEYHLPEFKEPLERKIGISKIDELSRFMGSLNRDSTRKRSLEKIYESVSGIHSHWISGPDKESLNKVIKELEEEGLLLGVNLNEDEIREVARKYGRLVEVVIKPEMKITETHAVGDIREESEIILKHGCTLEDIEYYLPGFREPLRRKIGLSKIEDMEIFLENLEHDNTKMEALERLYALSGGGIHSHVISGHDTKSLSLVEKELKEKGFLLGINLTQEEIKTKIKEYGRVVELLLKHEVTNLDDKRIIINEGGRILDSKHYLPGVRQVVTRSLYINTEEDLKNCEKELRKPDARRSVEALYEISRHIHSHTVAAPDVKTIKRIEKVLDKEGILLGVNLPEEEIWRIVEGEKT, from the coding sequence ATGATTATATCCAATGATATGCCGTTTATTTCTTATTCTGTTTTAAAATATGCATTTTTAGCACTTATGCTGTTGCTGGTTTATGGTATAATTGGATCCGTGTACATAATGAACCTGGATATAATTAATTCGATTTATTTTACTATTATAACTGTAGCAACTGTGGGTTATGGGGATATTAGCCCAATCACACCTCTACAAAAATTTTTTACAATAACTCTTGTTTTTGGGGGGGTTGGTTTAGTTGCTTATGCATTTACTTTAACAATAACGGTGGTTACCATGGCTGTAGAAGAAATTACAACTGGTTCCAGACAGAGAAGGCGAATGGCTGCAACTAAAAACCATTTTGTATTGTGTGGATATGGTAGGGTCGGTGCGGCAGTCTTTAGAGAGCTTAAAAAAAGGAACCAAACTGCAATAATAATTGAAAGAGATAGAAAAATAGTGGAAAAGGAGTTATGGGAAGATCCCGAGGTTCTTGCAATTCCCGGAGACGCAACAGACGAAAGCATATTGAAGGATGCAGGGATAAAAAGAGCCAGAGGAGTCATAATAACAACAGGAGACGATGTAGATAATTTATTTATAACCTTAACTGCACGAGAAATACATCCAGAAATATGGATCGTGGCAAGAGCCAGTAAACGTGAAAATATCAAACGACTTTACAGATCTGGCGCAGATAAGGTGATATCGCCTGAAACAAGCGGGGGAGAAGATATTTACTTTGCAGCTATTGAGCCTACCATCACTAAAATCACCATGATGCATGATGTCTCCAATATCAAAAAAGAGGCGGAAATCATTTTGAAACACGGATGTACCCTTGAAAATATAGAGTACCATTTACCTGAATTTAAGGAACCGCTTGAAAGAAAAATTGGAATATCCAAAATTGACGAATTAAGCCGATTTATGGGCAGTTTAAACCGTGATTCAACAAGAAAAAGATCATTAGAAAAAATATATGAATCAGTGAGTGGAATACACTCTCACTGGATTTCAGGTCCAGATAAAGAGAGCCTAAATAAAGTTATAAAAGAACTTGAAGAAGAAGGACTGTTACTGGGTGTTAATCTTAATGAAGATGAGATAAGAGAAGTAGCAAGAAAATATGGTAGACTGGTTGAAGTTGTTATAAAACCTGAAATGAAGATTACCGAAACACATGCTGTTGGAGATATACGCGAAGAGTCTGAGATAATTTTGAAACATGGATGCACTCTGGAAGATATTGAATATTATCTTCCAGGATTCCGCGAACCGCTGCGCCGAAAAATAGGGTTATCAAAAATTGAGGATATGGAAATCTTTTTAGAAAACTTAGAACATGATAATACAAAAATGGAAGCCCTGGAAAGATTATATGCCCTTTCAGGGGGAGGAATACATTCTCATGTAATCTCAGGCCATGATACTAAGAGCCTTTCACTGGTAGAAAAAGAATTGAAAGAAAAAGGATTCTTGTTAGGAATTAATTTAACTCAAGAGGAGATAAAAACTAAAATTAAAGAATATGGAAGAGTAGTGGAGCTACTTTTAAAACATGAAGTTACTAACCTCGATGATAAACGAATAATTATTAATGAGGGCGGCAGAATTTTAGATTCAAAGCATTATCTGCCTGGTGTAAGACAGGTTGTCACCAGGAGTTTGTATATAAATACAGAAGAAGATCTAAAAAACTGTGAAAAGGAACTTAGAAAACCAGATGCTCGAAGGTCTGTTGAAGCATTATATGAAATTTCAAGGCATATTCATTCACATACTGTTGCTGCACCTGACGTTAAAACTATTAAGAGAATTGAAAAGGTTCTGGATAAAGAAGGCATACTGTTAGGCGTTAATCTTCCTGAAGAAGAAATATGGAGAATTGTAGAGGGAGAAAAAACTTAA
- a CDS encoding NAD(P)H-hydrate dehydratase translates to MTPKDMMVVDSNAEDLGIPRSALMENAGKSVADHIIDTLDPCKVTIFAGTGGNGGDGFVAARHLLNNGYKVDLLFLGNPDKIKSNETLNNWIAIQNISSGINSLNLEVIENQKSLKKVDSPVIVDAMLGTGIKGKIKEPISSAIDIINDSKGIKIAVDVPSGLNPLTGEVPDKAVEADFTLTFHKIKIGLKHAKIRYVGNIILYDIGIPEEAETFLGKGDLLRLGKRDISSHKGNNGTVLVVGGSQDYSGAPTLAALSAFKSGVDLVYVASPKSVAPTIRSYSPDLIVNTLSNEFIVEDDVEKILELSERADSIVIGCGMGRDEETASALNELVEEIKKPMLFDADALKLLDVNLIKEIENDLVVTPHSAEFKTLFGLEMPKELENRINIISNVSKKYGCTVLLKGVFDIISNGEKTRINKTGNPGMTVGGTGDCLAGLAGGLMARGHDVFEAACLGAYINGRAGDMASKKYEYHFTASDMIKYIDDAFR, encoded by the coding sequence ATGACTCCAAAAGACATGATGGTTGTCGATAGTAATGCAGAAGATTTAGGGATTCCCAGATCAGCACTTATGGAAAATGCAGGTAAATCTGTAGCTGATCATATAATTGACACATTAGACCCCTGTAAAGTTACCATATTTGCAGGTACTGGTGGTAACGGCGGCGATGGTTTTGTTGCAGCAAGACATCTTTTAAACAATGGATATAAAGTCGATTTATTATTTTTAGGTAATCCAGATAAAATTAAATCCAATGAAACCCTTAATAACTGGATAGCAATTCAAAATATAAGTTCAGGTATAAACTCACTTAATTTAGAAGTGATTGAAAATCAAAAATCACTTAAAAAAGTTGATTCTCCAGTCATTGTTGATGCAATGCTTGGAACTGGAATTAAAGGCAAAATAAAAGAGCCCATTTCGAGTGCAATAGACATTATAAATGATTCCAAAGGTATTAAAATTGCCGTTGATGTGCCGAGCGGACTTAATCCGCTTACTGGAGAAGTCCCAGATAAGGCTGTTGAGGCAGATTTCACCTTAACATTTCATAAAATTAAAATTGGGCTGAAACATGCAAAGATCAGATATGTTGGGAACATTATCTTATATGATATAGGTATTCCAGAGGAAGCTGAAACCTTTTTAGGAAAAGGGGATCTTCTAAGACTTGGAAAAAGAGATATATCTTCTCATAAAGGGAATAACGGCACAGTTCTCGTTGTAGGTGGAAGTCAGGATTATTCCGGCGCTCCAACACTTGCAGCACTTTCAGCCTTTAAATCAGGAGTTGATTTAGTCTATGTTGCAAGCCCCAAGAGTGTAGCTCCAACAATAAGATCATATTCACCAGATTTAATCGTGAATACGCTTTCTAATGAATTTATTGTAGAAGATGATGTTGAGAAAATATTAGAACTCTCAGAAAGGGCTGATTCGATTGTAATCGGCTGTGGAATGGGTAGGGATGAAGAAACCGCATCCGCACTTAATGAACTGGTTGAAGAAATTAAAAAGCCCATGTTATTTGATGCTGATGCCTTAAAATTATTAGATGTTAATTTAATTAAAGAAATAGAAAACGATTTAGTGGTTACTCCTCATAGTGCCGAATTTAAAACTCTTTTTGGATTAGAAATGCCTAAAGAATTGGAAAATAGAATTAATATAATTTCAAATGTTTCAAAAAAATATGGATGCACAGTTCTTCTAAAGGGAGTTTTTGATATTATATCCAATGGTGAAAAAACAAGGATCAATAAAACAGGTAATCCTGGAATGACCGTTGGAGGGACTGGAGATTGCCTTGCAGGTCTTGCTGGAGGCTTAATGGCCAGAGGTCATGATGTATTTGAAGCTGCATGCCTTGGAGCTTATATAAATGGTAGAGCAGGAGATATGGCCTCAAAAAAATATGAATACCACTTTACAGCAAGTGATATGATAAAATACATTGATGATGCATTCAGATAG
- a CDS encoding pro-sigmaK processing inhibitor BofA family protein has product MAFELITLALIVLIAIIGIVVLVKIGGLLLKIAVHVILGWIFLVLANIIPFINIPINILTVLVAGFGGVFGVILLLIAQALGINLAI; this is encoded by the coding sequence ATGGCGTTTGAACTGATAACACTTGCTCTAATAGTACTTATTGCGATAATCGGGATAGTAGTACTGGTTAAAATAGGCGGATTACTTTTAAAAATAGCAGTTCATGTGATTCTTGGATGGATTTTCCTCGTTCTGGCAAATATCATTCCCTTTATCAATATTCCAATAAACATATTAACAGTTTTAGTTGCTGGATTTGGGGGAGTATTCGGAGTCATACTTTTACTGATTGCCCAGGCATTGGGAATTAATTTAGCTATCTGA
- a CDS encoding PsbP-related protein: MGFLALIVLSSGCTFFGWFMDVLSTDDSSDNFIVLNKTTNGTYFVAGVSFKCPHNWHVGVIKEKGGTIIVAAPMLREINNTSISASTFGPFGFESGGVAWSSADPQFEADIIYNNGMAEQEAINMVKNNMLPGNKISSDKIIIDGRNAFKDVVIFNETVEIMRFEYIYFVKNEKTYLITFSDLHKNFDKEKKNFEMILNSFKVQ; encoded by the coding sequence TTGGGATTTCTGGCTTTAATCGTTTTAAGTTCTGGATGCACATTCTTTGGATGGTTTATGGATGTTTTAAGTACAGATGATAGTTCCGATAATTTTATAGTCCTCAATAAAACTACTAATGGAACTTATTTTGTTGCTGGTGTTAGTTTTAAATGTCCACATAATTGGCATGTTGGTGTTATAAAAGAAAAGGGAGGTACCATTATTGTAGCTGCTCCTATGCTTCGTGAAATTAATAATACCTCAATATCTGCATCTACATTTGGTCCATTTGGATTTGAAAGTGGAGGTGTTGCCTGGTCATCTGCTGATCCTCAATTTGAGGCAGATATAATCTATAATAATGGCATGGCAGAGCAAGAAGCAATTAATATGGTTAAAAATAACATGCTCCCTGGAAATAAGATTTCAAGTGATAAAATCATAATAGATGGTCGAAATGCCTTTAAAGACGTAGTAATATTCAATGAAACTGTTGAAATAATGAGGTTTGAATACATATACTTCGTGAAAAACGAAAAAACATACTTAATAACATTTTCAGACTTACATAAAAATTTCGATAAAGAAAAAAAGAACTTTGAAATGATTCTTAACAGTTTTAAAGTTCAATGA
- a CDS encoding argininosuccinate synthase has product MKKVVLAFSGGLDTSVCIKLLEENYDMEVITVCVDVGQPEEEIERPAAAADKIGSSKHYTIDAKEEFAENFIFRAIKANAIYEGYPLSTALARPLIAMKIVEIAKKEGADAIAHGCTGKGNDQFRFETIIRAMSDMDVIAPIRDLNLTRSEEIKYAEGHGIPLPSDKQYSIDENLWGRSIEGDILEDPMVETPEEAFNWTRSTDDAPDEAQILEIEFEKGVPVALNNERMKALDLIGKCNEIAGLNGIGRIDIIEDRIIGLKSRENYEVPGAILLITAHKALEQLTLTRSELKFAAYVSEVYSELIYDGLWHDPLREDLDALIDKMQRRVTGTVKVRLHKGNLRILGRKSPYSLYSEETVSFEDKGMDQREMTGMVKNYGIQAASYNKICKKD; this is encoded by the coding sequence ATGAAAAAAGTCGTTCTCGCGTTCAGCGGAGGTTTAGATACATCAGTGTGCATTAAATTACTGGAAGAAAATTATGATATGGAAGTTATTACAGTATGTGTGGATGTAGGTCAACCTGAAGAAGAAATAGAAAGGCCAGCAGCAGCTGCAGATAAAATAGGTTCCTCAAAACATTATACAATCGATGCAAAAGAAGAGTTTGCAGAGAATTTCATATTCAGAGCGATAAAAGCTAATGCTATTTATGAAGGTTATCCATTAAGTACAGCCCTTGCAAGGCCATTGATTGCCATGAAAATAGTTGAAATTGCAAAAAAAGAAGGTGCAGACGCAATAGCTCACGGATGCACAGGTAAAGGGAACGATCAGTTCAGATTTGAAACTATAATAAGAGCAATGTCGGATATGGATGTAATAGCACCAATAAGAGATTTAAATCTCACCAGAAGTGAAGAAATAAAATATGCGGAAGGTCACGGCATTCCTCTCCCATCTGATAAGCAGTACAGTATCGATGAAAACCTATGGGGAAGATCCATTGAAGGAGACATCCTTGAAGATCCGATGGTTGAAACTCCGGAAGAAGCCTTTAACTGGACACGTTCAACTGACGACGCGCCGGATGAGGCACAGATTCTGGAGATTGAATTTGAAAAAGGAGTTCCTGTCGCTTTAAATAATGAAAGAATGAAAGCACTGGATCTCATTGGAAAATGTAATGAGATTGCAGGATTGAACGGTATTGGAAGGATTGATATAATTGAAGATAGGATTATCGGACTAAAATCAAGGGAAAACTATGAAGTACCTGGAGCGATTTTACTTATTACAGCTCATAAAGCTCTTGAACAGCTTACATTAACAAGAAGCGAGCTTAAATTTGCAGCATACGTGTCTGAAGTATATTCTGAGCTTATATATGATGGATTATGGCATGATCCATTAAGAGAAGATCTTGACGCGTTGATTGATAAAATGCAGAGAAGAGTAACCGGAACTGTAAAAGTGAGACTCCATAAAGGAAATCTCAGAATACTTGGAAGAAAATCTCCTTACAGTCTTTACAGTGAAGAAACAGTTTCATTTGAGGATAAAGGTATGGATCAGCGTGAAATGACCGGAATGGTTAAAAATTACGGTATTCAGGCCGCTTCATACAATAAGATATGTAAAAAGGATTAA
- a CDS encoding succinylglutamate desuccinylase/aspartoacylase family protein, with protein MVLGGKISIISSETGGKIEKNVSLMKYISKSHFNQELIPAAEQGTPLLEIGQGIPKVMITAGIHGNELPPQIAAIWLINELSRVKINGTVYIIPFAVPHATMENSRRFKGIDMNRSASKGGFISNIIIKTLKTRDIRAVADFHSTKPGSNPGIESVFCSKSPCYKSFLMAEYITQVTSSKIICHEEAGKMYNGALEDECNLTGIPAITCEVVSRNGMVDGKSPERSYLQMKSYLRYFKIV; from the coding sequence ATGGTCTTGGGAGGAAAAATAAGCATAATATCCAGTGAAACCGGGGGCAAAATCGAAAAAAATGTTTCATTAATGAAATATATATCAAAAAGCCATTTTAATCAAGAATTAATCCCCGCAGCAGAACAAGGAACCCCCCTTTTAGAAATAGGGCAAGGAATTCCAAAAGTTATGATTACTGCTGGAATACATGGAAACGAGCTTCCACCCCAGATAGCTGCAATATGGCTGATTAATGAATTATCAAGAGTTAAAATAAATGGAACTGTGTATATAATACCGTTTGCAGTACCTCATGCCACAATGGAAAATTCAAGGAGATTTAAAGGGATAGATATGAATAGAAGCGCTTCAAAAGGTGGTTTCATATCTAATATCATAATAAAAACTCTTAAAACTCGGGACATACGTGCTGTGGCTGATTTCCACTCAACAAAGCCCGGAAGTAATCCTGGAATTGAAAGTGTTTTCTGCTCAAAAAGTCCATGTTACAAGAGCTTTCTGATGGCAGAATACATTACCCAAGTTACATCATCTAAAATAATCTGCCATGAAGAAGCAGGGAAAATGTACAACGGAGCACTTGAAGATGAATGCAATCTGACGGGAATTCCTGCTATAACCTGTGAAGTGGTTTCAAGAAATGGCATGGTGGATGGAAAAAGTCCTGAAAGATCCTATTTGCAAATGAAATCCTACTTAAGATATTTTAAAATAGTCTAA
- a CDS encoding metal-dependent hydrolase produces the protein MPSYQKHALFSIIIALPFIQDVFYLFLAVIGASMIDMDHHVKKKNLMLMVIFGMILLILLYMLKLPFLLGISIITMAFIFHISKHRGFTHSIFGALLLSFLLAFFVIGLNSLFNGFNLESKLSIILISLILGIIVLNKKLILPFLVLTPIGIILTHNANINPYYTFLAIFLGIISHIMLDLFTPSGISLFNPVSSKKFKKSAGIFLFILWIFLSFILIFKT, from the coding sequence ATGCCTTCTTATCAAAAACACGCTTTATTTTCTATTATAATTGCATTACCATTTATTCAGGATGTTTTTTATCTTTTTCTGGCTGTTATTGGCGCATCCATGATCGATATGGATCACCATGTGAAGAAAAAAAATCTTATGTTAATGGTTATTTTCGGAATGATTTTGTTAATTTTACTTTACATGCTTAAATTACCTTTTTTATTGGGAATTTCAATAATTACAATGGCATTTATCTTTCATATTTCTAAACATCGAGGATTTACACATTCAATTTTTGGAGCACTTTTGTTATCATTTCTGCTGGCATTTTTCGTTATAGGGCTTAATTCACTATTTAATGGATTTAATTTGGAAAGTAAGCTTTCAATAATTTTAATTTCCTTAATTTTAGGGATTATTGTTTTAAATAAGAAATTAATCCTACCATTCCTCGTTCTTACGCCCATAGGTATCATTTTAACACATAATGCTAATATTAATCCATATTATACCTTTTTAGCAATATTTCTTGGAATTATCAGCCATATAATGTTGGATTTATTCACTCCAAGTGGAATAAGTTTGTTTAATCCAGTTTCATCTAAGAAATTCAAAAAAAGTGCAGGGATTTTTTTATTTATTTTATGGATTTTTTTATCCTTCATTTTAATTTTCAAAACATAA
- a CDS encoding sensor histidine kinase, translating into MAELAEITEKYIGKGTLLFTYLILLYLFGIIIFSGSSSQTVFSDFSVPLINLVVAAALFYAAFYSKRYGRRYFIAWMMLGVAQISYATGDFVYGILEVFYGIQPFPSIADVFYTLFYPFFAIGLILMTRLKSVPTEPYKHYKNIFDALIIVMAMVLILQIIIFNLPVVTNQFDTLSITISMGYIFMDLLLLFILVYFMFNLSTKTKSLPFLLLSIGIGLKIASDFGFFFESMLGNYESGSVVDLIFVVSYSIIGFAAMTQVSDYGLEIEKSLSRFRSLFRSELFNYVPVLATLFAFLTVFISYYYSLSNIYVFTAGISIIITLALIRQIITFKEGKKVQNMLMKSLKEKDVLIKEVHHRVKNNMQIISSLFNLQQNSIKDPDSLAAFKDTKNRVNTMAMVHENLYHSQDLSNLDIGKYIENLLTSLYRTYVTNQKLVHLEMDVERVNMSINTAIPLGLIINELITNSLKYAFPEGKKGDILLGLYSENGGYALYIVDNGVGFPEEIDFRNTESLGMQLVNTLVEQINGTIELNRNKGTGFIIKFQDKA; encoded by the coding sequence GTGGCTGAATTGGCTGAAATAACTGAGAAATATATTGGTAAAGGTACATTGTTATTTACATATTTAATTTTGCTTTATTTGTTTGGAATTATTATTTTCAGTGGATCAAGTTCCCAAACGGTTTTCAGTGATTTTTCAGTCCCTTTGATTAATCTGGTGGTTGCAGCAGCGTTGTTCTATGCTGCTTTTTATTCAAAAAGATATGGTCGAAGATATTTTATAGCATGGATGATGCTGGGTGTTGCTCAAATCTCATATGCTACTGGTGATTTTGTATATGGAATACTTGAAGTTTTTTATGGAATTCAACCGTTTCCCTCAATTGCAGATGTTTTTTACACACTTTTCTATCCATTTTTTGCTATTGGGCTCATATTAATGACTAGACTTAAATCAGTGCCCACAGAACCTTATAAACATTACAAAAACATATTTGACGCGTTAATTATAGTTATGGCCATGGTCCTGATTCTTCAGATTATAATATTTAATCTGCCAGTTGTAACAAATCAATTTGACACTTTAAGTATTACAATAAGCATGGGATACATATTTATGGATTTATTATTATTATTTATTCTTGTATATTTCATGTTCAATTTATCAACCAAAACAAAAAGTCTTCCATTTTTATTGCTGTCTATAGGTATTGGTCTTAAGATAGCCAGTGATTTCGGATTTTTCTTCGAAAGTATGTTAGGGAACTATGAGTCTGGAAGTGTTGTGGATTTAATCTTTGTCGTTTCTTATTCTATCATTGGGTTTGCAGCTATGACACAAGTTAGTGATTATGGATTAGAAATAGAAAAATCATTATCAAGGTTTAGATCATTGTTTAGATCTGAATTATTTAATTATGTACCAGTATTAGCCACTTTATTTGCATTTTTAACAGTCTTTATTAGTTATTACTACTCATTATCCAACATTTATGTTTTTACAGCGGGAATAAGTATTATAATAACTTTAGCACTTATACGCCAGATTATTACATTTAAAGAAGGTAAAAAAGTACAGAACATGCTAATGAAATCTCTTAAAGAAAAGGATGTACTTATAAAAGAAGTTCATCACAGGGTCAAAAATAACATGCAAATTATTTCTTCTCTTTTTAACCTGCAACAAAATTCCATTAAAGACCCTGATTCGTTAGCGGCTTTTAAAGATACAAAGAATAGAGTAAATACAATGGCAATGGTGCACGAAAATTTGTATCATTCACAAGATTTGAGTAATTTGGATATTGGGAAATACATTGAAAATCTTTTAACCAGCTTATATAGGACTTATGTAACTAATCAAAAGTTAGTTCATTTGGAAATGGATGTCGAGCGAGTAAATATGAGTATTAATACTGCAATTCCGTTAGGTCTTATTATTAATGAACTTATAACTAATTCATTAAAATATGCGTTTCCAGAAGGGAAAAAAGGAGATATACTTTTGGGTTTATACTCAGAAAATGGTGGATATGCCCTTTATATAGTTGATAATGGTGTTGGATTTCCAGAGGAAATAGACTTTAGAAATACTGAATCTTTAGGTATGCAACTTGTAAATACTCTTGTTGAACAAATAAATGGAACTATAGAGTTAAATAGGAATAAAGGAACTGGATTTATAATTAAATTCCAAGATAAGGCATGA
- a CDS encoding response regulator produces the protein MPARIYVVEDEGITAIGLRRLLKNWGYEVPNFAFSGIEACKKIDEINPDLVLMDIKVKGEFDGIDAAEHIKKHFDVPIIFLTAYNSKDLIERAKKVGYEYYVVKPYDEEDLHQKIENVFSKYGIKSSGDEIKKEETSLNENLEEFPEENKNVFENLFKNDLITNPLLIAEKSVKNDSDELDSELIETGKNLSENFKNGKNAIIIVDNNGYLRYMDINSLSFIGCEEEFAISKNFDELVKLSNGCNVTDILVREPLNKGTVVKNQINLVTNDENKINVNYRSLPIRIDNGNFAGVCIVFENVKSSEKPKEKEEMDNSIKDLNEDDNCEIDFKEVYLKIPIPVGIFNSDGLILYFNKAALDMFELLNIMELEDLNIFEEFEFKEEDINNFFEGTDIISSFNFKLKGSDCDIGCELSLNHLDSWGNNPLIMAVFQKKSVKEHKVKQDNKEYRKNLDDNDTNALCVFSPEGTIKYANKTFYSQLTSGNNYFSIFPNALRIRIKMSISSLTQENNKITVKNLTKMSDNGLKLWNWVYKGVFDNNEELIEINSSGHQITENFSENIDLESHNKLIEEEVSENRIMKRIS, from the coding sequence TTGCCTGCTAGAATTTATGTAGTTGAAGATGAAGGCATAACTGCAATAGGACTCCGAAGGCTACTAAAAAATTGGGGATATGAGGTACCTAATTTTGCTTTTTCTGGGATAGAAGCGTGTAAAAAAATAGATGAAATAAATCCAGATTTAGTTCTAATGGATATTAAGGTTAAAGGAGAATTCGATGGAATAGATGCAGCAGAACATATAAAGAAGCATTTTGATGTCCCAATAATCTTTTTAACTGCTTATAATAGTAAAGACTTAATTGAACGTGCCAAAAAAGTAGGTTATGAATATTATGTGGTAAAACCATATGATGAGGAAGACTTACATCAAAAAATTGAGAATGTGTTTTCTAAATATGGAATTAAATCTTCTGGGGATGAAATTAAAAAAGAAGAAACTTCTTTAAATGAAAATCTTGAAGAATTCCCTGAAGAAAATAAAAATGTATTTGAAAATTTATTTAAAAACGATCTAATTACAAATCCCTTGTTAATTGCCGAAAAAAGCGTTAAAAATGATTCTGATGAATTAGATTCAGAATTGATAGAAACAGGCAAAAATCTTTCTGAAAACTTTAAAAATGGTAAAAATGCTATTATTATCGTAGATAATAACGGATATCTGAGATATATGGATATAAATTCATTGTCCTTTATTGGATGTGAAGAAGAATTTGCAATCTCAAAAAATTTCGATGAGTTAGTTAAATTGTCGAATGGGTGTAATGTCACGGATATTTTAGTTAGAGAGCCCTTAAACAAAGGAACTGTAGTAAAAAATCAGATCAATTTGGTTACAAATGATGAAAATAAAATCAATGTAAATTACAGATCTTTACCAATTAGAATAGATAATGGAAATTTTGCAGGCGTATGTATTGTATTTGAAAATGTAAAATCATCTGAAAAACCAAAAGAAAAAGAAGAGATGGATAATTCAATTAAAGATTTAAATGAAGATGATAATTGTGAAATAGACTTTAAAGAGGTTTATTTAAAAATACCTATCCCTGTTGGAATCTTTAATTCAGATGGATTGATATTATATTTTAATAAAGCTGCTCTAGATATGTTTGAATTGTTAAATATTATGGAATTAGAAGATTTAAACATTTTTGAAGAGTTTGAGTTTAAAGAAGAAGATATAAATAATTTTTTTGAAGGAACAGACATAATAAGTTCATTTAATTTTAAATTAAAGGGATCTGACTGTGATATTGGATGTGAATTAAGTTTAAATCATCTGGATTCATGGGGAAATAATCCTTTAATCATGGCGGTGTTTCAGAAAAAGTCTGTTAAAGAACATAAAGTCAAACAGGACAATAAAGAATACCGAAAAAATCTTGATGATAATGATACGAATGCTTTATGTGTTTTTTCACCGGAGGGGACAATTAAATATGCTAATAAAACATTTTACAGCCAATTAACCAGCGGAAATAATTACTTCAGTATTTTCCCCAACGCCCTTAGAATTAGAATAAAAATGTCCATAAGTTCATTAACACAAGAAAATAACAAGATTACTGTTAAGAATCTAACAAAAATGTCTGATAATGGCTTGAAATTATGGAATTGGGTTTATAAAGGTGTTTTTGATAATAATGAAGAATTAATAGAAATAAATTCATCAGGCCATCAAATAACTGAAAATTTTAGTGAAAATATAGATTTAGAGAGCCATAACAAATTAATTGAAGAAGAAGTGTCTGAAAATAGAATTATGAAGAGAATATCATAG
- a CDS encoding Na+/H+ antiporter subunit E: MNIVFRIFYAIAYFIILIIEIIKATFDVALRTLNGKIEPVIVEIDTELKRPISQVILANSITLTPGTLSIDVDSENCVIKVATIVPRAKEDIISFEPYIKGWLE, encoded by the coding sequence ATGAATATCGTATTTAGAATATTTTATGCAATTGCATATTTTATCATACTCATTATAGAAATTATAAAAGCCACCTTTGACGTGGCACTAAGAACTTTGAATGGAAAAATCGAACCAGTGATAGTAGAAATTGATACTGAGCTTAAAAGGCCAATTTCCCAGGTTATACTTGCAAACAGCATAACTCTAACTCCAGGAACGCTTTCAATTGATGTAGATTCTGAAAATTGCGTTATAAAAGTTGCAACAATTGTTCCAAGAGCTAAAGAGGACATAATATCCTTTGAACCTTATATAAAAGGATGGTTAGAGTAG